Proteins from a genomic interval of Falco rusticolus isolate bFalRus1 chromosome 7, bFalRus1.pri, whole genome shotgun sequence:
- the ZNF770 gene encoding zinc finger protein 770: MVKVTADRIPKRKPYICDICYKQFETPSKLARHYLIHTGQKPFECHVCHKTFRQLVHLERHQLTHKLPFKCTVCYRNFKNLITFLKHQQLHNENYQNDTKQAENSVDSEQDRVTCGIFQCSACWKSFTAEERWTLHQCLKADHLRGARRRKKSHACESCNKTFPSRSKLERHFLIHTGQKPFKCSSCGKSFRQSTHLKIHQLTHTEEKPFQCCFCQKGFKIQSKLMKHKQLHARNKTFPNIVYKAKTLKYARPHNLLEGKRDSLENADTYESQEKNPLDVHSIYVVPFQCPACEQCFETEQVLSLHKCYLRDGKSSNNGTTACSHAVSMKNKILMKLKCTGGKATDFALTDRKKIKSGHFKSSDLVAARDQCSDQHASTKPFKDCHSKLDMHKVLSNRMKRTLAVPLPWQKHLQPHDFGINLEGMLPGESMLNIDDSVDNKEDAFYGSSDDGFFDNSEVPHCAFSASAKNIRNRRKVCKCDRCEKIFPSSSKLQRHYLIHTGQKPFGCNVCGKTFRQSAHLKRHQLTHTEKRPYKSPVCQEEFENLNKLFSHRGDHIEFKCSQPVGYSGCSQTPSQASSFQEFELIQSNHAAEIKVEIESGDFVLDTSSRSTEPSYLGSKLLETEKSCYSCWHDFSEDTEKNEDVNKLYQCSICFKIFKSPSKLERHYVMHAGQKPFECLVCGKNFRQAPHLKRHHLIHFKESLNLSSTAQQLKNT; the protein is encoded by the coding sequence atggtaaaagtAACAGCTGACAGGATACCCAAAAGAAAGCCATATATTTGTGACATTTGCTATAAACAGTTTGAAACTCCATCCAAATTAGCTAGGCATTATCTGATACATACTGGTCAAAAGCCATTTGAATGTCATGTATGCCATAAAACATTTAGGCAGCTAGTCCACCTGGAGAGGCATCAGTTAACCCATAAGCTGCCTTTTAAGTGTACTGTTTGTTATAGAAACTTCAAAAACTTAATCACTTTCTTAAAGCATCAGCAGCTTCATAACGAAAATTATCAGAATGATACgaaacaagcagaaaactcTGTGGATTCTGAGCAAGACAGGGTCACTTGTGGCATATTTCAATGTTCTGCGTGCTGGAAATCTTTTACAGCTGAAGAACGGTGGACACTGCATCAATGTCTGAAGGCAGATCATCTACGTGGTGccaggaggagaaagaaaagtcatgCTTGTGAATCATGTAACAAGACATTTCCGTCAAGATCTAAGCTAGAAAGACACTTCCTTATTCACACTGGCCAGAAACCTTTCAAGTGTTCTTCATGTGGCAAATCTTTCAGACAGTCAACGCACTTGAAAATCCATCAGCTCACACACACTgaagaaaagccttttcagtgctgtttttgTCAGAAGGGgtttaaaatacagagcaaaCTCATGAAGCACAAACAGCTCCATGCCAGAAATAAGACTTTCCCCAATATTGTATACAAAGCAAAGACTCTTAAATATGCCAGACCTCACAACCTGCTCGAAGGAAAGAGGGATAGTCTTGAGAATGCTGACACTTACGAGTCACAGGAGAAAAACCCACTTGATGTTCACTCAATTTATGTTGTACCATTTCAGTGCCCTGCATGTGAGCAGTGTTTTGAAACAGAGCAGGTTCTAAGTTTGCACAAATGTTACTTAAGAGATGGCAAAAGTTCAAATAATGGTACAACAGCATGCAGCCACGCAGTCAGTATGAAAAATAAGATCCTGATGAAGCTGAAGTGTACTGGAGGAAAGGCAACAGACTTTGCTTTgactgatagaaaaaaaataaaatcggGTCACTTTAAAAGTTCTGACCTGGTTGCAGCTAGAGATCAGTGTTCTGATCAGCATGCTTCTACTAAACCTTTCAAGGATTGCCATAGCAAGCTTGACATGCACAAGGTACTTAGTAATCGGATGAAAAGAACCTTAGCTGTGCCATTACCTTGGCAGAAGCACCTGCAACCTCACGACTTTGGAATTAATTTAGAAGGTATGCTTCCTGGTGAAAGCATGTTAAACATTGATGATTCAGTGGATAATAAAGAAGATGCTTTTTATGGTTCATCAGATGATGGTTTCTTTGATAATTCAGAAGTACCTCACTgtgctttttcagcttctgctaAAAATATACGTAACAGACGCAAAGTGTGTAAATGTGACAGATGTGAAAAAATCTTTCCATCTTCATCCAAACTTCAAAGACATTATCTTATACACACGGGACAGAAGCCCTTTGGCTGTAATGTTTGTGGGAAGACATTTAGACAGTCAGCTCACTTAAAAAGACATCAGCTCACCCATACTGAAAAGAGGCCCTATAAAAGCCCAGTTTGCCAGGAAGAATTTGAAAACCTGAACAAACTTTTCAGTCATCGGGGAGATCACATTGAATTTAAGTGTTCTCAGCCTGTGGGTTATTCGGGTTGTTCTCAAACACCTTCACAGGCATCTAGCTTTCAAGAATTTGAGCTGATTCAGTCAAACCATGCAGCTGAAATCAAAGTTGAAATCGAGTCAGGGGACTTTGTTCTTGACACCAGCAGTAGAAGCACAGAGCCGTCGTATTTGGGTAGTAAATTGttggaaacagagaaaagctgttaCAGCTGTTGGCATGACTTTTctgaagatactgaaaaaaatgaagatgttaacAAATTGTATCAGTGCAgtatctgctttaaaatttttaagtcTCCTTCAAAGCTTGAAAGACATTATGTAATGCATGCTGGACAGAAGCCATTTGAATGTTTAGTTTGTGGTAAAAATTTCAGACAGGCCCCACATTTGAAAAGACATCACCTTATTCACTTTAAAGAGAGCTTAAACCTGAGTTCCACTGCGCAACAACTGAAGAATACATAG